A region of Pseudomonas putida DNA encodes the following proteins:
- a CDS encoding bile acid:sodium symporter family protein, with amino-acid sequence MKYLRMLFDNFTLALLGVVLIATVLPCSGDGAVYFGWLTNLAIGLLFFLHGAKLSREAIIAGAGHWRLHALVFSCTFVLFPLLGLAFKPLFVPLVGTELYLGVLYLCALPATVQSAIAFTSLARGNVPAAICSAAASSLLGIFLTPLLVMMLLGASGDTGSGLDAVLKITLQLLVPFVAGQIARRWIGAWVKRNARWLKVVDQGSILLVVYTAFSEAVVTGLWHTVSPQHLAGLFVVCGILLAVVLYGTRLLGKLLGFDLEDRITILFAGSKKSLATGVPMAQVLFVGSGIGAMILPLMLFHQIQLMVCAVLAQRYASREEVGEKASAAS; translated from the coding sequence ATGAAATATTTGCGCATGCTATTCGACAATTTCACCCTGGCCTTGCTCGGGGTGGTGCTCATCGCCACTGTGCTGCCCTGCTCGGGTGACGGTGCGGTGTATTTCGGCTGGCTGACCAATCTTGCCATCGGCCTGCTGTTCTTCCTGCACGGTGCCAAGTTGTCGCGCGAAGCGATCATCGCCGGGGCCGGGCACTGGCGCCTGCACGCGTTAGTGTTCTCCTGCACGTTTGTACTGTTCCCGTTGCTGGGGTTGGCGTTCAAGCCGCTGTTTGTGCCGCTGGTGGGCACCGAGCTGTACCTGGGCGTGCTGTATCTGTGCGCGTTGCCGGCCACGGTGCAGTCGGCCATTGCGTTCACCTCCCTGGCCCGCGGCAACGTGCCAGCCGCCATTTGCAGTGCTGCGGCCTCCAGCCTGCTGGGTATCTTCCTCACGCCATTGCTGGTGATGATGTTGCTGGGCGCCAGCGGTGACACTGGCTCTGGCCTGGATGCAGTGCTGAAGATCACCCTGCAGTTGCTGGTGCCTTTCGTTGCCGGGCAGATCGCCCGCCGCTGGATTGGCGCATGGGTCAAGCGCAACGCGCGCTGGCTCAAGGTCGTGGACCAGGGATCGATCCTGCTGGTGGTCTACACCGCGTTCAGTGAGGCGGTGGTGACTGGCCTGTGGCACACGGTATCGCCACAACACCTGGCAGGGCTGTTTGTCGTCTGCGGGATCTTGCTGGCGGTGGTGCTGTATGGCACCCGTCTGCTCGGCAAGCTGCTTGGCTTTGACCTGGAAGACCGCATTACCATTCTGTTCGCCGGCTCGAAGAAAAGCCTGGCCACTGGGGTGCCAATGGCCCAGGTGCTGTTCGTGGGCAGTGGTATTGGCGCGATGATCCTGCCGCTGATGCTGTTCCATCAGATCCAGCTGATGGTCTGCGCGGTGCTGGCACAGCGTTACGCCAGCCGCGAGGAGGTGGGCGAGAAGGCCTCGGCGGCGTCCTGA
- a CDS encoding DUF4157 domain-containing protein: MKALSLLFGLLLSLPVVAEQACPPGQYQVCLMGCFCAPVDPGQAGQILKDVETMASTSLAYALRQARDEASTSGSEPIPLHIRAQLEPWYDFAVLDAARFRVGNEQQMSAANAMLQNPDVNAVTLIDTIIFRHASDAEDNVALWAHELKHVQQYQALGVEEFARRYTRDFNDLEGPAYKIEADVAKALRARSSGQAR, from the coding sequence ATGAAAGCCCTTAGCCTGTTGTTTGGGCTGCTCCTGAGCCTGCCGGTAGTTGCTGAACAGGCCTGCCCGCCGGGGCAGTACCAGGTCTGCCTGATGGGGTGTTTCTGCGCCCCGGTCGACCCTGGGCAGGCGGGGCAGATTCTAAAGGACGTGGAAACCATGGCGTCGACCAGCCTGGCCTACGCATTGCGTCAAGCCCGCGACGAGGCCAGCACCAGCGGCAGTGAACCGATCCCACTGCACATCCGCGCCCAGCTCGAACCCTGGTATGACTTCGCCGTGCTCGATGCCGCACGCTTCAGGGTGGGCAACGAGCAGCAGATGAGCGCGGCCAATGCCATGCTGCAGAACCCCGATGTAAACGCCGTGACACTGATCGACACGATCATCTTCCGTCATGCCAGCGATGCCGAAGACAACGTGGCCCTGTGGGCGCACGAGCTCAAGCATGTGCAGCAGTACCAGGCACTGGGGGTCGAGGAATTCGCCCGGCGCTACACACGTGATTTCAATGACCTTGAAGGGCCGGCCTACAAGATCGAGGCCGACGTTGCCAAGGCGCTGCGAGCGCGGAGTTCAGGCCAGGCCAGGTGA
- the ampC gene encoding class C beta-lactamase has product MPRLRLASLAAAITLALGHTAAQADDTLQARVDQIIGPLMHEQGIAGMAVAVYAHGQAHYFNYGVASKAEGTPVTRDTLFEVGSLSKTYTATLAALASAEGKLDLNAPAKRYLPALAGAPLGDASVLELGAYSADCLPLQFPDEVQTPQQVVDFFRNWQPRAERGTQRCYSNPSLGLFGDLAARAQQRPFAALMNQGLLAQMGLKHTYLHVPASAQGLYAQGYDAEDRPVRVSAGPYADEAYGIKTSASDLLRYVRLHMQPDGLPPALTQAIDITQMGYFQVGAMTQGLGWERYPYPVELNTLVDGNSPRLIREPQATTRLVPARPALREAWYNKTGATNGFGAYAAFIPAEKMAVVLLANRNYPNEDRVRAAYRILDGL; this is encoded by the coding sequence ATGCCCCGCCTCCGCTTGGCTTCGCTCGCTGCGGCCATCACACTTGCCCTGGGCCACACAGCCGCACAGGCCGACGACACGCTGCAAGCCCGCGTCGATCAAATCATTGGCCCGCTGATGCACGAGCAAGGCATTGCCGGCATGGCCGTGGCCGTGTATGCCCATGGCCAGGCCCACTATTTCAACTATGGCGTGGCCAGCAAGGCCGAAGGCACGCCTGTGACCCGTGACACGCTGTTCGAGGTCGGCTCGCTGAGCAAGACCTACACGGCCACCCTCGCCGCCCTGGCCAGCGCCGAAGGCAAGCTGGACCTGAACGCCCCCGCAAAGCGCTACCTGCCTGCGCTGGCCGGGGCGCCATTGGGGGACGCCAGCGTGCTGGAGTTGGGTGCCTACAGCGCCGACTGCCTGCCGTTACAGTTCCCGGATGAAGTACAGACGCCGCAACAGGTCGTGGACTTCTTCCGCAACTGGCAGCCGCGTGCCGAGCGTGGTACTCAGCGTTGCTATTCCAACCCGAGCCTGGGCCTGTTCGGCGACTTGGCTGCACGCGCGCAGCAACGCCCCTTTGCTGCCCTGATGAACCAGGGCCTGCTGGCGCAAATGGGCCTGAAACATACCTACTTGCATGTCCCAGCCAGTGCCCAAGGGCTCTATGCCCAGGGCTACGATGCAGAGGACCGGCCTGTACGCGTAAGCGCTGGGCCCTACGCCGATGAGGCCTATGGCATCAAGACCAGCGCCAGCGACCTGCTGCGCTATGTGCGTCTGCACATGCAGCCAGACGGGCTGCCCCCTGCTCTGACCCAAGCCATCGACATTACCCAAATGGGCTACTTCCAGGTCGGCGCCATGACCCAGGGCCTAGGTTGGGAGCGTTACCCGTATCCGGTCGAGCTGAACACCCTGGTCGATGGCAACAGCCCACGCCTGATCCGTGAGCCCCAGGCAACCACTCGCCTGGTCCCTGCCCGCCCGGCCCTGCGCGAGGCCTGGTACAACAAGACCGGCGCAACCAATGGTTTTGGCGCGTATGCCGCTTTTATTCCTGCCGAAAAAATGGCCGTCGTGTTGCTGGCCAACCGTAATTATCCGAACGAAGACCGCGTGCGTGCGGCCTACCGGATTCTTGATGGCCTGTGA
- a CDS encoding SDR family oxidoreductase, which yields MTRQQKVVLVIGAGDATGGEIAKRFAREGYVACVTRRQADKLQPLLEEIRAAGGQAHGFGSDARNEEEVAALVETIERDIGPIEAFVFNIGANVPCSILDETPRKYFKIWEMACFAGFLTAQAVARRMVLRERGTILFTGATAGTRGAAGFAAFAGAKHGLRALAQSMARELGPRNIHVAHVVVDGAIDTAFIRDSFPERYALKDQDGILDPAHIADNYWFLHAQPRDAWTFELDLRPWMERW from the coding sequence ATGACTCGACAACAAAAAGTAGTGCTGGTGATCGGCGCAGGGGATGCCACCGGTGGCGAGATCGCCAAGCGATTTGCCCGGGAGGGCTACGTCGCCTGTGTTACCCGCCGACAGGCAGACAAACTGCAACCGTTGCTGGAGGAAATCCGTGCAGCGGGCGGCCAGGCCCATGGTTTTGGCTCCGATGCGCGCAACGAAGAAGAGGTGGCGGCGCTGGTCGAGACCATTGAGCGTGATATTGGCCCGATCGAGGCGTTTGTCTTCAATATTGGCGCTAATGTGCCGTGCAGTATTCTGGATGAAACCCCGCGCAAGTACTTCAAGATCTGGGAAATGGCCTGTTTTGCCGGGTTCTTGACTGCGCAGGCAGTGGCTCGGCGCATGGTGCTGCGTGAGCGCGGCACGATTCTGTTCACAGGCGCTACCGCAGGCACTCGGGGCGCCGCCGGCTTTGCCGCATTTGCCGGCGCCAAGCACGGCTTGCGGGCCTTGGCCCAGAGCATGGCGCGGGAGCTGGGGCCGCGTAATATCCATGTGGCCCACGTGGTGGTGGATGGGGCCATCGATACCGCGTTCATTCGCGACAGCTTCCCCGAGCGCTACGCCCTCAAGGACCAGGATGGCATCCTCGACCCGGCCCACATCGCCGATAACTACTGGTTCCTTCACGCCCAGCCGCGCGACGCCTGGACATTCGAGCTGGACCTGCGCCCCTGGATGGAACGCTGGTAA
- a CDS encoding 2-hydroxychromene-2-carboxylate isomerase, with product MSKTVEFFFDLGSPASYLAWTQLPGLCARQGATLLYRPMLLGGVFQATGNASPAMIPAKGRYLFTDLARFAERYGVPFGLPPGFPLNTLMLMRGVIGTQLQHPERFEALLTALFNGLWGARRNLGDAAVLQQTLEQAGFDLAAFSALAGDAQVKAALKQATEDAVARGVFGAPTCFVGEQMFFGQDRLDFVEDALHQPARRVSS from the coding sequence ATGAGCAAGACTGTCGAATTCTTCTTTGACCTGGGCAGCCCGGCCAGTTACCTGGCGTGGACCCAACTGCCTGGCCTGTGTGCTCGCCAAGGCGCAACGCTGCTCTACCGGCCTATGCTCCTGGGCGGGGTGTTTCAGGCCACCGGCAATGCCTCGCCGGCAATGATCCCGGCCAAGGGCCGCTACCTGTTCACCGACCTGGCACGCTTTGCCGAGCGCTACGGCGTACCGTTCGGGCTACCGCCGGGGTTCCCGCTCAATACGTTGATGCTGATGCGGGGTGTGATCGGCACGCAATTACAACACCCGGAGCGCTTCGAGGCGCTGTTGACGGCACTGTTCAACGGGCTGTGGGGGGCGCGGCGTAATCTTGGTGACGCGGCAGTGTTGCAGCAGACATTGGAGCAGGCCGGCTTCGACTTGGCTGCGTTCAGTGCACTGGCAGGTGATGCGCAGGTGAAGGCTGCGCTCAAGCAAGCGACAGAGGACGCGGTGGCACGCGGTGTGTTTGGTGCACCGACCTGCTTCGTCGGTGAGCAGATGTTCTTCGGGCAAGACCGCCTGGACTTTGTCGAGGACGCGCTGCATCAGCCCGCCAGGCGTGTTTCCAGCTGA
- a CDS encoding MFS transporter produces MNVAKDSATLVPASTLDLRPLLLANMACTMSMMAFVALIGPIARQLGMATWQAGAAVTVAGVVWVLLARPWGRAADRLGRRRVLLLGSAGFTLAYWLLCLFVEGALRWLPGATLAFIGLMLARGCIGAFYAAIPVACNALIADHVEPQRRARAMASLGAANAVGLVLGPALAALLARHSLSLPFHIMSLLPVCAFFVLLFTLKPQALARSHAPSPVRLNDPRLRRPLLVAFSAMLSVTVSQIIVGFFALDRLHLGPTEAAQAAGIALTTVGVALMLAQVLLRQLEWPPLKMIRVGASVSAVGFACGALATTAPWLWGCFFVAAAGMGFVFPAFSALAANAMHASEQGATAGSIGAAQGMGAVIGPLAGTLVYALDPRLPFLAVAALLLLVGLWPMPREPRA; encoded by the coding sequence ATGAACGTCGCAAAGGATTCTGCCACTCTCGTTCCTGCAAGCACCCTGGACTTACGCCCACTGCTGCTGGCCAACATGGCCTGCACCATGTCGATGATGGCCTTCGTCGCGCTGATCGGCCCGATCGCCCGCCAACTCGGCATGGCCACCTGGCAGGCCGGCGCCGCCGTGACCGTGGCGGGCGTGGTCTGGGTGCTGCTGGCTCGCCCGTGGGGCCGCGCGGCCGACCGGCTGGGACGCCGGCGCGTGCTGCTGCTCGGCAGCGCAGGTTTCACCCTCGCCTACTGGCTGTTGTGCCTGTTCGTCGAAGGCGCGCTGCGCTGGCTGCCAGGCGCAACCCTGGCCTTCATCGGCCTGATGCTCGCGCGCGGTTGCATCGGGGCCTTCTACGCCGCTATCCCGGTGGCCTGCAACGCACTGATCGCCGACCATGTCGAACCACAGCGCCGGGCGCGGGCCATGGCCTCGCTGGGGGCGGCGAATGCGGTCGGCCTGGTGCTTGGGCCGGCACTGGCTGCACTGCTGGCACGGCATAGCCTGAGCCTGCCGTTCCACATCATGTCGCTGCTGCCGGTGTGCGCGTTCTTCGTGCTGCTGTTCACACTCAAGCCGCAGGCACTGGCCCGCAGCCATGCGCCCAGCCCGGTGCGACTGAACGACCCACGGCTGCGCCGGCCTTTACTGGTGGCCTTCAGTGCCATGCTCAGTGTGACGGTGTCACAGATTATCGTCGGCTTCTTCGCCCTTGACCGCCTGCATCTGGGCCCGACCGAAGCCGCCCAGGCCGCCGGTATCGCCCTGACCACGGTGGGTGTGGCACTGATGCTGGCGCAGGTCCTGCTGCGCCAACTGGAGTGGCCGCCGTTGAAGATGATCCGGGTAGGCGCCAGTGTTTCGGCAGTGGGCTTTGCCTGCGGCGCGCTGGCGACCACGGCGCCCTGGCTGTGGGGCTGTTTCTTCGTCGCCGCCGCCGGCATGGGCTTTGTCTTCCCGGCCTTTTCGGCGCTGGCGGCCAATGCCATGCACGCCTCGGAACAAGGCGCCACAGCCGGCTCGATCGGCGCCGCTCAGGGCATGGGCGCGGTGATCGGGCCACTGGCCGGCACCCTGGTGTATGCCCTTGATCCGCGCTTGCCGTTCCTGGCAGTGGCGGCGCTGTTACTGCTGGTAGGGCTATGGCCGATGCCACGCGAGCCACGCGCCTGA
- a CDS encoding TetR/AcrR family transcriptional regulator, whose translation MRYTPEHKQQTREKLLATSGALAKRGGFTSTGVAGLMKAIGLTGGAFYNHFPSKDDLFTEVVRQELCNSPLARLASQGASRERLGRCLQQYLSLAHLHNAEGGCPLPPLGVEIARAEQPVREVAEHWLVELHKAWGATLEDEELAWVLISQCVGALLVGRMLASEAVQSQVLDASRNFVEKALNESP comes from the coding sequence ATGCGCTATACCCCCGAACACAAACAACAAACCCGCGAGAAGCTGTTGGCCACCAGCGGTGCGTTGGCCAAACGCGGCGGTTTCACCAGCACCGGCGTGGCCGGGCTGATGAAAGCCATCGGCCTGACCGGCGGCGCTTTTTACAATCACTTCCCGTCCAAGGACGATCTGTTCACCGAAGTGGTTCGCCAAGAACTGTGCAACAGCCCGCTGGCACGCCTGGCCAGCCAAGGTGCCAGCCGCGAGCGCCTTGGCCGTTGCCTGCAGCAGTACCTGAGCCTGGCCCACCTGCACAATGCCGAAGGTGGCTGCCCATTGCCGCCGCTGGGGGTAGAAATCGCACGTGCCGAACAACCGGTGCGCGAGGTGGCCGAGCATTGGCTGGTCGAGTTGCACAAGGCCTGGGGGGCAACCCTTGAGGATGAGGAACTGGCCTGGGTGTTGATCAGCCAATGCGTCGGCGCCTTGCTGGTCGGGCGCATGCTGGCCAGCGAGGCGGTGCAGTCGCAGGTACTGGATGCCAGCCGCAACTTCGTCGAAAAGGCCTTGAATGAAAGCCCTTAG
- a CDS encoding cytochrome b — protein MKPEAFHPLARLLHWLMAVLILAMLFIGVSMVSDLSLRHPVLISLHKATGLALLVLVVVRIGLRLALPHPPLPRDLPPLQRFAAGASHALLYGLMLAMPLLGWAMLSAGGYPRPLQLPAITPHDLQLYAVLRQAHGWAGYLLFATIVLHLGAALMHALVRRDGVLRSMWPGPLRRSN, from the coding sequence ATGAAACCCGAAGCCTTCCACCCCCTCGCCCGCTTATTGCACTGGCTGATGGCCGTGTTGATCCTTGCCATGCTGTTCATCGGTGTGAGCATGGTCAGTGACTTATCACTACGCCACCCCGTGCTGATCAGCCTGCACAAGGCAACGGGCCTGGCTTTGCTGGTGCTGGTGGTTGTGCGTATCGGCCTGCGCCTGGCCCTGCCCCACCCACCCTTGCCACGCGACCTGCCACCGCTGCAACGGTTCGCCGCCGGGGCCTCGCATGCGCTGCTCTATGGTCTGATGCTGGCCATGCCACTGCTGGGCTGGGCCATGCTGTCGGCTGGCGGCTATCCACGGCCCCTGCAGCTACCTGCCATCACCCCGCATGACCTGCAGCTGTATGCCGTGCTACGCCAAGCCCACGGCTGGGCAGGCTACCTGCTTTTCGCGACGATTGTGCTGCACCTGGGCGCGGCGCTGATGCATGCCCTGGTGCGCCGCGACGGCGTCTTGCGTAGCATGTGGCCTGGCCCCCTGCGTCGCAGCAACTGA
- a CDS encoding cupin domain-containing protein, producing MDTGTRLKLVRERNNLSQRELARRSGLTNSTISQIEQNRVSPSVSSLKKLLEGIPMSLAEFFSFDEPVREERFVFRASEQPDLGRNGLRMLLVGASVEARQMRMLRELYAPGADSGEPIVHAEGEECGLVTRGTVELWVDGQVSVLNSGDGYYIPTTLPHSFKNIGQDEAEIISANTPANF from the coding sequence ATGGACACGGGGACGCGACTCAAACTGGTGCGTGAACGCAACAACCTCTCCCAACGGGAACTGGCCCGCCGCAGCGGGCTGACCAACTCGACGATCTCGCAGATCGAACAGAACCGCGTCAGCCCTTCGGTCAGCTCCCTGAAAAAACTGCTCGAAGGGATCCCGATGAGCCTGGCGGAGTTCTTCAGCTTCGACGAGCCGGTGCGGGAAGAGCGCTTCGTGTTCCGCGCCAGCGAGCAGCCAGACCTGGGCCGTAACGGCCTGCGCATGCTGCTGGTCGGCGCCAGTGTCGAGGCCCGGCAAATGCGCATGCTGCGTGAGCTGTACGCACCGGGTGCCGACTCGGGCGAGCCTATCGTGCATGCAGAGGGCGAAGAGTGCGGCCTGGTCACCCGGGGCACTGTCGAGCTGTGGGTCGATGGCCAGGTCAGCGTGCTCAACTCGGGCGATGGCTACTACATCCCCACCACCCTGCCACACAGTTTCAAGAACATCGGCCAGGATGAGGCTGAGATCATCAGCGCCAATACCCCGGCGAATTTCTAA